From Phragmites australis chromosome 5, lpPhrAust1.1, whole genome shotgun sequence, a single genomic window includes:
- the LOC133918896 gene encoding flowering-promoting factor 1-like protein 3: protein MSGVWVFKDGLVRRVENPGRDEESSYCGGGGGRRRKVLVHVPSGEAVTSYEVLERRLRELGWERYVEDPCLLLFHQRSTVHLISVPRDFARFRLVHMYDIVVKTRNVFEVRDASPGRSA, encoded by the coding sequence ATGTCTGGCGTGTGGGTGTTCAAGGACGGACTCGTCCGCCGCGTGGAGAACCCCGGCCGGGACGAGGAGTCGTCGtactgcggcggcggcgggggacggCGCCGCAAGGTGCTGGTGCACGTCCCCAGCGGCGAGGCCGTGACGTCGTACGAGGTGCTCGAGCGGCGTCTGCGGGAGCTGGGGTGGGAGCGGTACGTGGAGGACCCGTGCCTGTTGCTGTTCCACCAGCGCTCCACCGTGCACCTAATCTCCGTGCCCCGGGACTTCGCCAGGTTCAGGCTCGTCCACATGTACGACATCGTCGTCAAGACCCGCAATGTCTTCGAGGTGCGCGACGCCTCGCCAGGCCGATCAGCATAA